From the Actinomycetes bacterium genome, one window contains:
- the trpB gene encoding tryptophan synthase subunit beta has protein sequence MGEPDPTGRFGRFGGRFVPETLMPALMELEQAFRDAWADGPFRSELDKLLCDYAGRPSALTECHRLSAELGVRVLLKREDLNHTGSHKINNVLGQALLAKRMGKARLVAETGAGQHGVATATAAALLGQECVVYMGEVDMARQELNVFRMRLLGAEVVPATSGSRTLKDAVNDAMRDWVATVERSHYCLGSVMGPHPYPWMVREFHRVTGTEARRQMLDATGSLPDVVVACVGGGSNAAGIFSGFSESRDVDLVGVEPAGGAAVGHGIPGIVHGMMSYLMQDEFGQVEEAESISAGLDYPGVGPEHSHLADSGRARYEAVADDEVVEAFVLLSRTEGIIPALESAHALAWVSRERAALAGKTVLVNLSGRGDKDVAQMMDVLADRL, from the coding sequence ATGGGTGAGCCGGACCCAACCGGCCGGTTTGGCCGGTTCGGTGGCCGGTTCGTCCCCGAGACCCTCATGCCTGCGCTGATGGAACTCGAACAGGCGTTTCGTGATGCCTGGGCCGACGGGCCCTTCCGCAGTGAGCTCGACAAGCTGCTGTGCGACTACGCAGGTCGGCCGAGCGCACTCACGGAGTGCCATCGCCTGTCCGCCGAACTCGGCGTCCGGGTATTGCTCAAGCGCGAGGACCTCAACCACACCGGCTCGCACAAGATCAACAACGTGCTCGGCCAGGCCCTGCTGGCGAAGCGGATGGGCAAGGCCCGGCTCGTGGCGGAGACCGGAGCCGGCCAGCACGGCGTGGCCACGGCCACGGCGGCGGCGCTGTTGGGCCAGGAGTGCGTCGTGTACATGGGTGAGGTCGACATGGCCCGCCAGGAGCTCAACGTGTTCCGCATGCGCCTGCTCGGCGCCGAGGTCGTGCCGGCCACCAGTGGCAGCCGAACCCTGAAGGACGCCGTCAACGACGCCATGCGCGACTGGGTGGCAACCGTGGAGCGGTCCCACTACTGCCTGGGTTCGGTGATGGGGCCACATCCGTATCCCTGGATGGTGCGCGAGTTCCACCGGGTGACCGGCACCGAGGCGCGCCGCCAGATGCTGGATGCCACCGGATCGCTACCCGATGTCGTGGTGGCCTGTGTCGGTGGTGGCTCGAATGCCGCGGGCATCTTCTCGGGATTCTCGGAGTCACGCGATGTGGACCTGGTGGGTGTCGAGCCGGCGGGTGGGGCGGCAGTGGGCCACGGGATACCCGGAATCGTGCACGGGATGATGAGCTACCTGATGCAGGACGAGTTCGGCCAGGTGGAAGAGGCCGAGTCGATCTCCGCCGGTCTCGACTATCCCGGCGTGGGCCCGGAGCACAGTCACCTGGCCGATTCGGGTCGTGCCCGCTATGAGGCGGTTGCCGACGACGAGGTGGTGGAGGCGTTCGTGCTGCTCAGCCGCACCGAGGGAATCATCCCGGCGCTGGAGTCGGCGCATGCACTCGCGTGGGTGTCACGCGAACGAGCTGCGCTGGCGGGCAAGACGGTGCTTGTGAACCTGTCCGGCAGGGGAGACAAGGACGTCGCCCAGATGATGGACGTGCTGGCGGACCGGCTTTGA